A single Vigna radiata var. radiata cultivar VC1973A chromosome 8, Vradiata_ver6, whole genome shotgun sequence DNA region contains:
- the LOC106770128 gene encoding pentatricopeptide repeat-containing protein At2g44880: protein MGDEYQLQQRTLWSNAERRCLHLLQCKTKSVTTLLQIHAFMLRHSFHNNVNLLTAFITACASLAAVSPTRHHALVQHARTFFDLVRTRDTFLCNSMIATHFAARQFSEPFTLFRDLRRKTPPFTPDGYTFTSLVKGCSARVARREGSQLHGVVLRNGLCFDLYVSTALVDMYVKFRILDDAKKVFDEMSVKSRVSWTAVIVGYARCGNMDEARRLFDEMEDRDVVAFNAMIDGYVKTGCVGLARELFDEMEERNVVSWTSMISGYCSNGDVENARLMFDVMPDKNLFTWNAMIGGYCQNRRSHEALELFREMQMVMVEPNEVTVLCVLPAVADLGALDLGRWIHRFAQRKKFDRSARVGTALIDMYAKCGEIMKAKLVFEEMNERETASWNALINGFAVNGCAKESLEVFARMMEEGFGPNEVTMIGVLSACNHCGLVEEGRRWFNEMERFGIVPEIEHYGCVVDLLGRAGCLDEAEKLIQAMPYDANGIILSSFLFACVYFNDVSRAEKVLKEVVKMDEDVAGNYVMLRNMYATEQRWRDVEGIKQMMKKRGTSKEVACSVIEVDGSFREFVAGDYLHSHLEAIQLTLGQLSKHMKVEIVC, encoded by the coding sequence ATGGGAGATGAATACCAACTTCAACAAAGAACCCTATGGAGCAACGCAGAGAGAAGATGCCTACACCTTCTCCAATGCAAGACAAAGAGCGTTACCACCCTTCTTCAAATCCACGCCTTCATGCTCCGACATTCTTTCCACAACAACGTCAACCTCCTTACTGCTTTCATCACCGCCTGCGCCTCCCTCGCCGCCGTCTCCCCTACGCGCCATCACGCGCTCGTACAACACGCGCGCACCTTCTTCGACCTCGTCCGCACCCGCGACACCTTCCTCTGCAACTCCATGATCGCTACTCACTTCGCGGCTCGCCAGTTCTCCGAGCCTTTCACCCTCTTCCGAGACCTTCGCCGCAAAACGCCGCCTTTTACGCCTGATGGTTACACCTTCACCTCGCTCGTGAAGGGTTGCTCGGCTCGTGTGGCCAGGCGGGAGGGTTCGCAGCTTCATGGGGTGGTTTTAAGAAACGGGCTTTGCTTTGATTTGTACGTGTCAACTGCTTTGGTGGATATGTATGTGAAGTTTCGGATTTTGGATGATGCCaagaaggtgtttgatgaaatgtctgtaAAGAGCAGGGTTTCCTGGACCGCGGTTATTGTGGGGTATGCGAGGTGTGGGAATATGGATGAGGCTAGGAGGCTTTTTGATGAGATGGAGGATCGGGACGTTGTTGCTTTCAACGCAATGATTGATGGGTATGTAAAGACGGGATGTGTGGGTTTGGCGAGGGAGTTGTTTGATGAGATGGAGGAGAGGAACGTGGTTTCTTGGACTAGTATGATTTCTGGGTATTGCAGTAATGGTGATGTTGAAAATGCTAGGTTGATGTTTGACGTAATGCCggataaaaatttgtttacttGGAATGCCATGATTGGAGGCTATTGCCAGAATAGAAGGTCTCATGAAGCGTTGGAGTTGTTTCGTGAAATGCAGATGGTGATGGTGGAGCCAAATGAGGTAACTGTTTTGTGTGTTCTTCCCGCTGTGGCTGATTTGGGTGCTTTGGATTTGGGGCGCTGGATTCACAGGTTTGCCCAAAGGAAAAAGTTTGATAGGTCTGCTCGTGTTGGCACTGCTTTGATTGATATGTATGCAAAATGTGGTGAAATTATGAAAGCGAAATTGGTTTTTGAGGAGATGAATGAGAGGGAAACGGCTTCGTGGAATGCTTTGATAAATGGTTTTGCAGTCAATGGCTGTGCCAAGGAATCATTGGAGGTATTTGCAAGGATGATGGAAGAAGGGTTTGGACCAAATGAGGTAACTATGATTGGTGTACTATCTGCTTGCAACCATTGTGGTTTGGTGGAGGAAGGAAGAAGATGGTTCAACGAAATGGAGAGATTTGGAATTGTGCCTGAGATTGAGCATTATGGTTGTGTGGTTGACCTTCTAGGAAGAGCTGGATGCTTGGATGAGGCTGAAAAATTAATTCAAGCCATGCCTTATGATGCTAACGGGATAATACTGAGTTCTTTTCTCTTTGCTTGTGTTTACTTCAATGATGTATCGAGGGCAGAGAAAGTTCTTAAAGAGGTGGTGAAAATGGATGAGGATGTTGCGGGAAACTATGTCATGTTGAGAAACATGTATGCTACGGAGCAAAGGTGGAGAGATGTGGAGGGTATTAAAcaaatgatgaagaaaagagGAACAAGTAAAGAGGTTGCTTGCAGTGTTATTGAGGTGGATGGAAGCTTTAGAGAATTTGTGGCTGGTGATTACTTGCATTCACATCTGGAGGCTATTCAGTTAACCTTGGGGCAGTTAAGCAAGCACATGAAAGTTGAAATAGTCTGTTGA